Below is a window of Blastopirellula marina DNA.
GTTGGCCACCGGCAACGAATTGGTCACGATCTGTAGGGTACGCCCGACCAGCATCTGGGCTAGTTCGTACGTAGTGCTGCCGCCGTCAAGGATGACCGTGTCGCCATCTTCGATCAGCTGCGCCGCGGCCCTGGCAATTTGCCGTTTCTTACTCCACTGCATTTCGTGGCGGAGCTCGAAGTGAGGCAAGTTGGGGGATGGACCGGTGTAAAAAACTCCCCCGTGCGTCCTGCGAGCCGACCCAGCTTCTTCCAGCTGTTCCACATCGCGACGGACCGTCGATTCGGAGACCTCCAACTCTTGCGCTAATTCTGGCAATGAGGCGAAGCCACGGGCTCGCACCAGTTCCAAAAGTCGCGTTCGTCGGACGTCCGCTTGCATGTGGGGAAGATTGGGGGCTTGAGAGAGGGTATTAACTCAACCGAGTTAAAACACCTAGATTATGCATCCCGAATTGCCAACAATCAATCAGATGATGCCACAATTCTTTCAAAATTCACGCATTCGGTCTCTGTCGTGGCCCTAATTCTTCGCTAAAACGCAAAAAAGCCCCACTTTGAGTACGATTAGGATAAACAGTATTGCGAATATAGGGATCGTTAGGGCTGGAATCGGCATGAATGAAAGAAGTTGGTCACCATCTGATAGTTTCCCGTCATCTGTGTGCCGCGAAGTTATAGGATGACTGGGAAAATTGTAACGCGCATCACACAGCGTGCAGAGAGGCGCATGCCGGGAAATTGCTAGCGTTTTTCTGTGAGCCGGCTACCGCGGTAGCACGGTGACCTTGCGCCCATGGATGGCCACCCGGCCCTCAGCGAGGGCTTGAATTGCCGCGGGATAAGCGTGGCATTCGGTCTCGAAGACTCGCTCTGCCAAGGCTTGCGGCGTGTCTTCCGGAAAGACTTCGACGACCGATTGAGTGATGATTGGTCCGTGATCGTAATCATCGTCGACAAAGTGAACCGTGCATCCGCTTACCTTGGCGCCGTACTCTAGGACCGCAGCATGGACCCGCGAACCGTAGAAGCCGGCGCCGCAGAACGAAGGGATCAGCGATGGGTGGATATTCACCACGTGGTTCTCGAAGTCTGGGGGAATGGCGACTTGTTTGAGAAATCCTCCCATGACGACAAGCTCGGTTCCCGCTTTGCGACAAGCGTGAAAGATCGTAGCTGAGAAGTCGGCGATTTCGGGATGATCTTGAACCGTGACGATCTTGCAGGGAATGTTCGCGTCGTTGGCGTATACCATGCCCTTGGCGGTTCGGCTGCTGGAGATCACCAGGACGACTTCCAAAGGAAGATTGTCCTGCTCGATTCGCTCAAGCAGATTGCGTAGCGTCGTCCCGCCGCCTGAAATCAAGACGGCGATCTTCAGCGGATTGTCCGCCGTATGTTTCGTGAATATCGGCGCTGGTTGCGTCATACTTGTTTCACGTAAATTCGGACTTCGCTGTCGGCGATGGTCGTGGTGTTCGGTTCAACGCCAGCGATGGCTTGGTTGTGGACGCTCTTGGCCAAGGTTTCACTTTGGATGTAGTCGGCGAACTTCTCGACTGCGGTTCCCACTTCGGTCGATTCGGTGACGATGCCAACTTCGATCTGAGCCGTGTACTCTAAGTCCAATTCCTTTCGCTTGTCCTGGATGAGACGCACGAGGTCCTTGATGTAGCCTTCCTGAATCAACTCGGGTGTCAGCTCGGTATTGAGCACCACAACGCAGAGCTTTCCTTGAGCGGCAGCCCAGCCTTCTTTGGCGGTTAAGCGAACTTGAATGTCTTCGTTATCGAAGGTGAGCGATTCGCCTTCGATCGTCAGAGTAAAGGCGCCCGCGGTCTGAAGCGTGTTCAGCAAAGCCGTCGCGTCGGTCTGGCCAAGCACCTTTTTTACGGTCGGCAGGAGCTTGCCAACACGTGGGCCCAGCCGTTTGAAGTTGGGCTGGATCTGGTAATTGATGTACTCGTCGGCGTCCTGTGTGAATGCGACTTCCTTGACGTTCAACTCCTCGCAAAGCAACGCACTGTGCGATTCGAGCCAATCGCAATGCGTGTTGTCGGCCAGCACAACTTCCACTTTGGAAAGAGGTTGGCGAACCTTAAGTTTCTCGTTCATACGGGCCTGACGACCGAGCGAGGCGACTTCTCGCAGGAGTTCCATTCGCTGGGAAAGCTGCGTATCAATGGCCTTGGTATCAACTTCGGGGAAGTCGCAAAGATGCACACTTAACGCCGCTTTCTCGCCAAAGATGCCGGCCAAGTTTTGCCACAAGGTATCGGACAGGAACGGAACGAAGGGAGCGATCACCTGACAGGTGGTCAGCAAGCATTCGTACAGCGTCCAGTAGGCATCCAGCTTGTCGGCCGATTGCTTGTCCTTCGCCCAGAATCGATCACGGCTGCGGCGAACATACCAATTGGAAAGTCCGTCGACGAACTCGTTGATCGCGGCACACGCGTTGTAGTTGTCGTAGGCGTCCATACGACTGGTGACCGTTTCGACCATCCGATTCAATTCGCTGAGAATCCAGCGATCGAGTTCGCTGCGTTGGGCCACCGAGCGTGCACCTGAGGCTCCATCGAAATGGTTGGCCAGTCCAGCAGCGAGATTGTCGACCGACTTCTCCGGTTCGAAGCCATCGATGTTGGCGTAGATCACGAAGAAGCTGTAGACGTTCCACAAACGGAGCAGGAACTCAGGGATGCTGTCCTTGATTGACTGCTCGTTGTAGCGGATCGAAGTCCATGGTGGCTGATTCGCATACAGGTACCATCGCAGTGCGTCAGCACCGTAGCGATCGAAGATCTCCGTCGGCTCGCGATAGTTTCGCTTGCTCTTCGACATCTTCTGACCATCTTCGCCCAGCATGAGGCCGAGCACGATGCAGTTCTTGAATGGATGCGGGTACGCGTGTGGTTCGGTCTTGCCTTCTTCGTCTTTACCGAACAGTAGCGTGCTGATCGCCAATTGGCTGTAGAACCAGCCACGGGTTTGGTCGATTGCTTCGCTGATGAAATCGGCCGGGAATTGGGCGTCAAAATTCTTTTCGCCGTTATGAGGGTAGCCCCACTGAGCGAACGGCATCGCGCCAGAATCGTACCAACAGTCGATCACTTCGGGCACGCGTTTCATTCGCGCCCCTTCCGCAAACGGCGAGTCGTAGGTGATCTCGTCGATATACGGCTTGTGGATCATCAAGTCGTCGACCAGGTCTGGATTTTCAGCTTTGGCCTTCTCCCAAACGTCGAAGCCTGCGGCACCTGGCTTCTCTTGCAGTTCGGCGTAGCTGGCGACCGCTTCTCCCTTGCCGGTTTCCTGGCAAACCCAGATGGGCAGCGGTGTTCCCCAGTAGCGTTCACGCGAAAGGGCCCAGTCGACGTTGCTTTCCAGGAAGTTTCCGAAGCGGCCGTCACGAATGTGTTCCGGCAACCAGTTGATTTGCTGGTTGTTGGCCAGCATCTGGTCTTTGAATTTGGTCGTGCGGATGAACCAGCTTTCTCGCGGGTATTGGATCAACGGATCGTCTTCGGCACGCCAACAGAAAGGATAATCGTGCAGGTACTGATCCAACAGGAACAAG
It encodes the following:
- the purN gene encoding phosphoribosylglycinamide formyltransferase, producing the protein MTQPAPIFTKHTADNPLKIAVLISGGGTTLRNLLERIEQDNLPLEVVLVISSSRTAKGMVYANDANIPCKIVTVQDHPEIADFSATIFHACRKAGTELVVMGGFLKQVAIPPDFENHVVNIHPSLIPSFCGAGFYGSRVHAAVLEYGAKVSGCTVHFVDDDYDHGPIITQSVVEVFPEDTPQALAERVFETECHAYPAAIQALAEGRVAIHGRKVTVLPR
- the ileS gene encoding isoleucine--tRNA ligase: MFESIPQNVSFPAMETKILEYWQENQIYEKSLEARAGNKPFVFYEGPPTANGMPHPGHCLTRAIKDVFPRYRTMRGYYCERKAGWDTHGLPVEVEVCKELGIHSKEEIENYGVEPFIHKCQASVWRYMQEWERLTQRLGFWVNLEEAYVTYHKSFVESVWWSLKNLYDRGLLYQGHKIVWWWAQGGTALSSGEVGQGYRQVADPSVYVRFPLLDEEDTALLVWTTTPWTLPSNQFAAVHPELSYATVQDEESGEKLIVAEALVEAISAKAKHKWKVVDTQKGEALLGKRYRPPFDYYYKDLGNTEGTLKTGEKQHIAWRIVAADFVTTDSGTGLVHQAPAFGEVDYEVLAAEQDRFEPGEGPALICSVGPDGKFTDEAPDYQGRWVKEADKDISRELKERGILFLLDQYLHDYPFCWRAEDDPLIQYPRESWFIRTTKFKDQMLANNQQINWLPEHIRDGRFGNFLESNVDWALSRERYWGTPLPIWVCQETGKGEAVASYAELQEKPGAAGFDVWEKAKAENPDLVDDLMIHKPYIDEITYDSPFAEGARMKRVPEVIDCWYDSGAMPFAQWGYPHNGEKNFDAQFPADFISEAIDQTRGWFYSQLAISTLLFGKDEEGKTEPHAYPHPFKNCIVLGLMLGEDGQKMSKSKRNYREPTEIFDRYGADALRWYLYANQPPWTSIRYNEQSIKDSIPEFLLRLWNVYSFFVIYANIDGFEPEKSVDNLAAGLANHFDGASGARSVAQRSELDRWILSELNRMVETVTSRMDAYDNYNACAAINEFVDGLSNWYVRRSRDRFWAKDKQSADKLDAYWTLYECLLTTCQVIAPFVPFLSDTLWQNLAGIFGEKAALSVHLCDFPEVDTKAIDTQLSQRMELLREVASLGRQARMNEKLKVRQPLSKVEVVLADNTHCDWLESHSALLCEELNVKEVAFTQDADEYINYQIQPNFKRLGPRVGKLLPTVKKVLGQTDATALLNTLQTAGAFTLTIEGESLTFDNEDIQVRLTAKEGWAAAQGKLCVVVLNTELTPELIQEGYIKDLVRLIQDKRKELDLEYTAQIEVGIVTESTEVGTAVEKFADYIQSETLAKSVHNQAIAGVEPNTTTIADSEVRIYVKQV